A region of the Phaseolus vulgaris cultivar G19833 chromosome 11, P. vulgaris v2.0, whole genome shotgun sequence genome:
aaaacttttaaactTAGAATGAAACTTCTTTGAAAGATCCTTGATCACAGATTcggtttttccaaaacaaatagcaaaagcacaaagttggaaaaacaatcggttgtttataccagttccaaaatatcaaactgaattaaagagatagggatagagaaattgtacacagttgtttatactggttcactccaaacaagagctacgttcagtcttctcagaaaccctgaggatatccactaagcaatcaccacttgatcacttacaccacaaccaagagaatgaccttgaaaacctcaagaaacacactctacttggccaacactaagattgttgatcttgaacacctcaagaacacacaaccaatctcaacaacacacacaaacaaaattgttcagcagtttacacagattacacttgttacagatgaatatctgaaatcaatacaagagaatccctattcagcaccttgatcaatctctcagctcttttgcaatctcagaaatatttgaaaaactcttagatgaaaactttgtttcaagattcttaatatatcaaaaactattttttagaatatatctaagaatatagtttgttatcaaatcttaacaaactcttaattgcatttaaaatagattggtcaaaacatttaatgattggagcgtattcagttaaagcatttaaagctcagtcaaagaaaatagtttttctgttatggttttgaaacaaacaatcgattgtttcttcgaatcaatcggttgttttgttacttaacaaaatccaccattcaaaaacagttttcaaactttctcaaaacacctaagtgtaaacaatcggttgtttcgacaaaacaatcggttgtttcaacttagtttgtaaaacattttgctttgttaaaattgagatgctaattgctttgagatttaacctaagtgttgattacaacattaaactactccagaacaaggctaaaaccagcacaacagcatcaagcaaagcagaggcttcatcatccttcaaaggatttggattcttcaaaacattgaactccacttggttcaacaactATTTCACAAACAATAATCGATGGAGTAATTAGGAGTGTCTAGTAGAAGCATAAAGAATACTcgtataataaaaaatgatttggTAAAGAATACTCGTTTAGTCAGGAGTGACTTGCTAAAGAATACTCTTTAGCCAGTAGGAATGACTTGGTCAAAAATACTTAATCGAGCCATGAGTGGTTTGAGAAATAATACTCTTTAACTGGGTCAACGCCAACTAGGAGTGCTCTGATCTAAAAGAAAACTCATTGAGTTAGGAGTGACTTAAGAAATAATACTTTATCAAGTTAAGAGTAGCTTGtggaaaaaaaatactcaaaaagTTAATCATAAGATTATTAGGTCAAATAATACTCAATGAATTAGTTAGAAATAACTATGAACCTAAAAAATACTCAAAGTGTACTTTGCAACATTAATCtgctaattaaattttatttattaactcAAAATTAATGTAGTTTCTTACGACAAACGAACCAATAACCAATATATATTgctttatatatttcatatctACTAGAGGTTATTCTCCTATACACTAACCTAGTTTTAACAACATCCTACTCAAATTTTTAATGGAAgtttcttattttatcttttgtaaTCTTTGGGACACAAGAACTATAGTCTATTtacttcataaataaataaaactatcaTATGAAGATTACATATTATacaatatttacaatttttaaaaaaatttaattaaaacataattcaaccactctttcttctatttttcttcttcttttcttcctaCTTTATGTGGTAGTAATATTACTGTCCAACtattataatattcttacataACTAATTATATGATCACATTTTCAAAaagaattcaaaaaataatcttACTATGAATAAACATAACTCCAAAATGCTTTTACCAAACACAATTTTATGATCTAAAACaatactatatttttattaacatgtGTTTACTCTCATCATCCagtgtttaatttaaattatcagTAAGGTTCTATATGTTGACTTGAGTGTAATCTTAATTCCAAAATTCCTATGCTTTTTAAACATTCTCAAACTCTAAACGAACTCTTGGCATCTAATCAACATTTTTTATTGCCATTTTTACTactctaattaaaaaaaaaactgggtATGATCATATTAAGAAGCACTAaagttggattttttttttaaatccaaaattttataatatcttaatataaaacctttaaataataaatttgtatattatttttaccTATGTAtattcatttaataattttgatagGAAGGAAAGTTATTTAGgtgtaatgaaaaaaaaaataaaaaagtgagaAGCATAAGCGTTATGGTGAGTGTTCTTAGTCTCTAGTCTCTAAGAACAAAATGAGTCTTCATTCATTGTTGTGTGCCATGAACGTACCTTCTTCAACCTTCACAACATTCCCTGAGCCATGCCTTCTTCCCCCAAGTCCTACGCCCTCCCCTACGCGCGCTACCCCTCGCCCTTCGCCACGCGCAGATCCACCCTCTCTCTTCTCCTCCTCTCCGCCCTCCtcatcctcttcctcttcgCCGTCGTCTCCTTAATCGCCCAGATTCGCCACAACCGCTGCATCAACGTGCACCCCCGATCGGTGCGCGTCGTCTGGGAACACGCCGCCAATGCCAATGCCAACGCCGCTGTCGGTGTCGGCGATGGCGAGAGGCACAAGGTCATGGGCTTTGTGGGCATTCAAACGGGGTTTGGATCCGCTGGGAGAAGAGAGGCGTTGAGGAAGACGTGGTTTCCCTCTGATCACCAAGGCCTTCAACGGTATTTGTTCGCTTTATCTCTTCTAACTCCTCTCCAATTGTGTATTTTAGCTTAAATGCAGTTTTTGTCCTCAAGCTTTGCTTTTTAACTCTGCCAAATAGTGCCGTTTCGTCCCTTTAGTCCACCTCATCAATCATATAAGGCTTTTTGTGTTGTGGTTGTTGTGGTTGTAGTTGTTCACAGTTTTGGTGTTCTTTTGCATTTATGCAAATTTTGTTAGTATATGTTTAATTGAGCGATTTCAGTGTTAGAATGTTTTCATTGATTAAAATTGGTTGCCTCCATTTGTCTCATATCTCGACAGTCATGAAATTAGCAAACAATTACATCTAGTTCATCTTTCCCAGGATGAGTGTCGTGTTTTTTGGTCCATGGATATGATTCACCAGTATCCCAGGGTTTTGGCTAAGACTATACTCGACCGAAAGATAAGTAAAGTCTGACAAAGAGTTGTTTGTTTCTACTAAGGTCGAACATGGGAAGTCTGTGGTTTTAGTCTAGAAAAAAAAGTCAAATGAACTTATGTTCTtagttttcatttattttattcttaatttgcTCCCAAGTATTGAAGAGAATGTTTTGCTTTTGCAACGAATAAAAGTAATGTCTTTATTGAGAAGAATGACATTagtataataaaattgtttgaatAAGTAACatatttattgttgttattaataATGTATGAAAAGACTATCATTTTTGGATTGAGGGATTGCTGCTATTAACTGATGATGTAGAGACAACACTTGACGCATCTTAGAGATTATGGGAGTTTTTTCACCTCCCTTGTCCACATTGTAGTCATCCATGGTTTGAATAGTTTTATTGAGAAAAGAAAGATTTTTAACTTGTATCAGTCTGTTAATTAAGTACGATGTGGTTGATGATAGCAAATTTTGTTACAAAATCACTCAATTAGAAGTACGGGGACCAAAATTGTACAAATAAACATATGGAGGATCAAAATTGCatttaagtattttatttttagtcatAGGGTTTTGAGAGGAGTGAATGGTTTTGTCtgttgtttgttttgtttttctttaagttTTGATGTGAGAGAACAAAGTTTTTTACGGTGATGTTACTAATTCTCTTTAGGGAAATTGTTTAGGGGCACAAATGTTAAGAATTCAGAAATGTGAAGTCTAATATCAAACATTTGTATTTGGATTCGGAGTGGGGTGACATTTTTGCTTTCTTAAGGACGACCATCAAACAACACATAAACATCAAATAATtacaatttctttttcttctaaaatgtagaagtataaaagaaaagtttctttttaaaaaaataaatatgatattgtaaatatgtattttttttctgcTTTTAATGGTTCAagatatattctttgttttaGTTCATcaaatgtttttattcattttttaatttaacaaatATGATATGGTTTTGGTCCTTCAGCATGGACTAGAGGCATGtgatttttgtaaattttaggGATTAAAAACTAAGAAATTCTTACAGGGACTAAACCATAAAAGTCATACTTTTAGGgacttttaatatatttaagcCCTGTTTTAAGTATCTGTATACACAGCTATAGTTTTGGAAATGTACACGAACCATGATCCTTTTTGGAGTGAAACTCATAATTTATATTTGGATTTTACAACATTGATATTAATGTATAATAATGGAGAGGGTGAAAAGGAAAGTGAAAATGGATGGCGGTGATGATTATCTGTATTTTATTGTATGAAAGTATTACTGGTTTGCAAGGCTTATTTTTAGAATTGTTTCTGAATGTTCCACATCTTTGGTATGAATTGAATGTTTCATGAGTCATCCTAGGTTCTCGTCTGTGTTTATCTGGCTTGATTTAGATCCGGCTCAATATCTATTGTAGATTGCAGTGTTTGAAGTTATGTAAAGTAGGTGATTGTATTTTGTTGGTGGGTTGGGTATTTTGAGGGAAGTTGGGTTTGACAGTGGAGGAAGTTGGTACTGTCATTTTTAATAACTGACTGTTGCTTGCAGCTTGGAAGAAGCCACTGGGTTGGCTTTTAGGTTTATCATTGGTAGAACAAGTAACAGAGGAAAGATGTCTGCACTTCATAAGGAAGTAGCAGAATATGATGATTTCATTTTGTTGGATATCCAAGAGGAGTACAGTAAGCTCCCATACAAAACGTGTGTGCTGAGAATGACTAAATTCTTGCATTTTATCTGTAGCGTGTtgctaaatttaaaattcattcaTCACAGGTTAGCTTTCTTCAAAGCAGCTTATGCCCTTTTTGATGCTGATTTTTATGTCAAAGCTGATGATGACATATATTTAAGGCCAGgtgattttatcttttaatgcTTATTGTGCCAAATACGTTGAAGAACTTCCTTTATGTGATGACATTTTACAATTCTAATAAAGATTTATgcacatatttttaatttatcgtCAGATCGTCTATCATTGCTACTGGCCAAAGAACGATCTCATCCTCAGACATACATAGGATGTATGAAAAAAGGACCTGTTTTCACTGATCCAAAACTCAAATGGTTAGTTTTGTTTTGATGAGTTTAGTTTATCGTCAAAATTTTAGTTTGATTCTGTATAGATTAATTTTCCTAATTCCGCACTTTCAGCATGGCACAATTTTACACaggagaaataaaaaaaatatgtcatTAGTAAATTACACACcattacattttttaatgtttatgatTCACGATTCAGACTATCAGCTCTCCGATACACCACTTGTATCTCGACTCAACTACCATGCTCCAATGATGAAACAAGAGTAATGTATAGAACTTTTGATGTCTTTACTTGATGGGGCTATTTGCCTGAGatagaaatatatattattaatactgtTTAGTTGTTAGATTTACAAATGAACAATTACTATTGCAAGAGAATTAATGTAAAGTTTGCAAGTAGATTTTAGTTTTAATCATGCTTGTTATCTTACAATTAGCTGTTTTATGGGTGGCTAGTTACATGTATCATGGAATGAATTTCAAATGACTTTGACTTGTCTGATACATGTATAAAGCAATGCAATTTCATATGTAGATACAAACCACACAATTCAGCAATTAGTTATTTTTACTTTTGTGTTTTCACTATTTCTATTAATGAAACTGAAaaggtgtgtgtgtgtgtgtatacacacacacatatgtatatatatgtatgtatgtatatgtatatgtatatgtatttaAATTGATAAACAAAAGGAACTGAAGAAGCACTACTGAAAGTGCACCCTATTTGATTATTTTGTTGCTCTGTTTTCATTCTTTTTAAGCAGGGTTTCACATCATTCATTTTATGTACTCTATTTGGTTGTTCCATTACTATTTTAAATCTTTTGAAATAGAAACTTCAATCACTATGACTTATAAAGACTTATGTCTTAGTTTTTTCTATTTCTAGCGTAAAATACACGGAGGATACCATCATTAATATGATATATTTGAAGTTATTTTCCATCTTGTCTTTGAATCTTACAGTGTGATATACTTTATGAATAATGGTTAGTTTGGACATTCATGATTTTAATTGTGATTTGATAACCTTGGTTTTAATCATCTGCATGGGGACGACGAACCTTTTCAAAAGCAGTAATTAAACAAGCCCCgaaatttttaacaattttgtttgtagtttttctttttctcatgcCTTCCTTTTGTTGGGGTGTGGGGTTCTAAGAATCAGGTTGGAGAATGATGCCAACGAAACACATATACTTTCATCCAAAACTTGGAAGTATGTCATTCACTGTGGttgaatcaaaataaatatataatttaaatcacGGGATGTTATTAAAATCATTGTGGAATTcaactattttttgttttcatctttAATTTGCATTTTATAACAACAGATAAAACTTCTTAAATAGTAATATCCaccaaaatataaaaactgtcTTCAAACTATATGTATTATACTTTGTCTActctattaaaataaaatatttgctCAATGAATTGCTCTTTTATGGTTTAATGATAGAGGCTGTTGTTGGGGAATGACATTTTTTGTACTTAATCCCACGTGATgggataaggcttggttgttggATGTAAACTTGATCCCCAATAAATGATCATAAAATTACGAGATTGAAACAATTTCACACCTTTTAATGTTACTCTTCATTACCAATTTTGTTTTAGTCCTAATGATCACTATTCAAAAACGTTATCTTTTTGGGTTGTAATGCTAATGTAGCGTGTTATCTAGGCTCTCGGCATTGTTACAGTTAAGGCCTCAACTTATAACCAGCATTTTATTGACTTTTTCTTATGGAGTACTCATCCTGATAAAATCTTGTAGGTATGAACCATTGTCGAATTTGCTTGGAAAGGAGTATTTTCTTCACGCTTATGGTCCTATTTATGCTCTTTCTACTGATGTTGTCTCAAGCTTGGTTGCTCTTAGGAATGACAGGCAAGTATTCTTTTCTCCAGAACTTGCATGGCCACATAACCTTCAGGGGAGTACAATCACAAATCTCTCGTGTAATCTATTGGGCACTGTGGGAAGTAATACTTTGATACACTCGTTGATGTTTAGATATAGAACTTACGTTTTTTGGGCCTATCCATTTATAAGCAGGTATGCAATGCATTAGGAAAACAAAATGCCTGGAGATATTTGTGTGCTTGGGTTGGATAATTTCTGTTTCTaatctcaataaaaaaatagttgagATACTGCCCTAATCTTTGCCTAGTATTGTTAGTTGTCTCACTGGTGCCAATGATTGGGAGCTAAACTCTTTGTTATCTAAACAATATCATACTTTGGAGGTTGAGGTCTTAAATTTTATCTTAATGTAAAGGACTGGAGGTTACAATGGATAAAAGTGATGATGATATGGACCTTGTTCAATACGTACGTACCCTCTTTCCCACTTCAATATAATGCTTTTGCATTGTTTCACAGTTTCCGGATGTTCAGCAATGAAGATGTTACTATTGGAGCTTGGATGCTAGCTATGAATGTCAACCATGAGAATAATCATGAACTTTGTGCCACAGACTGTACAGCCACATCTGTTGCTGTGTGGGATATTCCAAAGTGTTCAGGTGGGTGTTTCTCTTTGCGCCATGATTTTACAGCATCAGTATTTGGTGCTTTGTTAGACAGAATTTTCTAGGAAAACCTTAAAAGTACGAAATTCATGAATGAAGGTCCCATAAAATAATTGGTATTATGGGCTACCTCATGGTGAATTGTTTAGAGCTATTCAATGTTGTCTTGTATCTGTCTGTCCAACTATCGATGGAGGATTTTGGATGGGAAAAAGGAAGGATATTTTTAACTTCTAAATTAAGAGgatgtttataaaaataaattaagatgaATTGTGTGTAcgtccatatatatatatatatgcaccCCAAAATAGAATATTTTATCCTAATGATCTGCTGTTCACCTACAGGTCTCTGCAATCCAGAAAAGAAAATGTTGGAACTCCATCAAAAGGAAGCCTGCTTTAAGACCCCAACTCTGGAATCAGATGATAAATAGAATTTGTGGGTATATAAAAGCCAAGTAAGGTCAGAAGGTAGTGAAGGAATAGCTGCTCTTGTTATCGCTTACTGCCAGGAGATACTGTCTCTGCCATTCTTATGATCTTATAATTCTCCTTTCTTCCAGTTATTACAAGAGAGGAGGTTAGCATTGCCCGATATGAAGAAGGTTCTTTAGGGAAggcttttatatatatatactacatGAGAGAATAGATAGACTTCACAGATGAGACCAGGAGATAATTTGTTAATTTActaattttgtgattttaattttattctttcttgGGGTTATATATACTCTGATTCATTTTGTACTGTTTCAAAAAATGAGAGTTTTGAACGATTGTGTGCTCCTGCATGTGTCATAGTTTACTTCAAGCTTCATTTGTTCATCATGTATATCCATCCTTGCCCTTCAGTTCATGCATAGGAATCAAATTACACTTAAATCAAGTGGTATTATTGTAATgggtagaaaaaaaattatatttcagaGTTAAGACTGAAGATGAAATTAGAGGGCAATTGTCTAATTGAAGCATCATGTAAAATATGGTCATCTTGCTCTGATTAAACACCCAAGAGATTTGATGAACTGTGTAAGACTGTAATTAGCTATGTTATATCCTTTTGGTACTGTAAATCAGCTTGCAACACCAGCTGAAAGAATCCAAACACAAGGTATCAGTGTTGATTTAGCTTCTAGGAGATAAGTAAGAATCTCTTGATTCATGCAGGGTTTTGATAGTTAGTGACAAAGCTAGAAAACAAAGTTCATAAGAAGACAAAGCTGTCACCAAATGAAGCTTTCTTTGCTTCGTTGGTTTGCATGTGTTTTTGAGCCCTCCAAGCTTGAATGCTGAAAATTGAAAAACCTATtaataagaagaaaacaaagacaATTATAAAGATGAAGAATTATGGAAAATCATTGAGTTATGCATTTTTTGTGTGTGGCTCAAGTCAAATGACCATAcatgtttttataaataaaatcaaaaggaaAAGTTTTTGGTTACCATGGATTCAACATCAtgttcaataataataataataataataataataatactaataaatttaaatgcATTTATAATCAAGTAAAATAAGTCACTTTTAATGTTGGtttctactttatttttttagccttgtaaaattaacaaatttggATTTTAGTcctcataaaatattttatttttattcctcTAAAACTTCAAATAAATGTGTGTGACCCTAATAtcatctaaaatataaaaaaaaaatgcacatATGTTAAGAAATCCTTAAAAAAATGAGTAGGGTCAATTGTATGAGAAATACCATGGGAAAGACTTGGAAtaattaatttgttattattataataaaggTTATGGTTGATGGAGTGAAATTGAATGGTGGTAATTGGTAATGGGTGCATAATGATGGACCCATTATTGGGTTGTGATAAGTCAACCATGATGGCCCATTGTCCTATTTGAAGTAGCTTTTCAACGAATCACGCAATAGAGGGACCCATGTGGTGTAAGTATAGCACGTGACATCAACACtattaatttcattcaatttttttcatcTAAAACTTAggtataaaaatttaataatcaaATCAAATACGTACATAGTAACTTTATGATAAAGTTGTTAAGGTGGTACTAGCAAAGGTATACAAGTGATATTGTTAATGTTCATTAGATTAGATGTATTAAACAATTTGGAtcactcaattaattttaatgataTCACTATTAccaaataatttgtattatgattttcatttttttttcttctgtaatataaatttagttttcGTTTTCGATTCAAACTTTAGACTATCCCGTATATAGTATAAAAATGATTGAAATGAGTAATTTAGTAcagtgatttttaaaaaaatcaatttggtctttatatattttttaaatttatcttaattGGTTATTTTCGTTAAGAACGAATGGACTATTGATCCCACCAAATGTAAggacgaataaggtaattaaacctaatataaatttaattttcgtTTTCGGTTCAAACTTTAAACTATCCAGATATatagtataaaaatattaaaatgaataattctctttatgatttttttttttaaatttattgttattttgattGCAAAACTTTTAATAGGTTGATGAGATGGAACtttaaataatcaattttaataatgatttattttaattattttcatattacaaACACTTGAATGGTTCATTGGATTAacgaaaataattttttgttatagTAAAAGGGCGGAAAATATATTCAatctaataaaacaaaataacttataatgttttcttagtaaaaaatataaacaaatatttttattacataaatAAAAGTGAATTGGGAAAATCATGTATTATTTTGATACAGTGTCAAAATTTGAACTCCTAATATTTGTACATTAACAATCGAGtaaattgaaattaataaaatttgctTATTAATAgttctaaaataataaattatgagattcttaattaatacaataaaagttaaaataaacacGAATGGAAGATTTTACTGTTATAAATGtaatttcaatatataaaaGTATGAATTCATACGCATGATGGCATATTTGTCTTTTAAACAGAATTTGTGATAAATAAGTCTTCTCTAGTTGAATGAATAATAGAAGTAAAGAGATAAATAATTGTTGCAGTGTGTTTAGTaggagtaaaaaaaaaatagaaaaaaaaattaacaaagaaATTCactctaatattttatttttgctaATATATAAGTCTTTCTTTTTATATCTTTCACAAAATTTTAAGTGTCTTTTTCTCATATACTTTTACTCTAtcaaataactaattttttagttCTAATTTTGTGTTTCTTTACTTAGCTTTCTTACTTTTCCACTATTTACATTTCTCTCTTTAAAACAAAACAGGACATAAATCAATAAAATCCTCTTCTAAAACatgtgatttaaaaaaataattatcaaaattttctCATCACTCTCTCTCAcacctattaaaaaaataaaacaaaatcttCCATAATGGTTTTCTGGTGCATTTGAACCTGCCATTATCATCTTTGACTTTGCGGAAAAGAAGTTTGGCAAGCTGTATCAAATGTCCCTCCCAAGTAGACAACAATGGTAAAGAAACATATTAGGCTCAAGGGTCTCCCACACAACTTCAAAAAGGACACATGATACTTAAGGTATGCAAGATTCTAAAGGAAGACTCAACTTATAGTAAACTTGTAAAGtagattatgaaaataaaatatttgaattttgtcATGGATTCACATTAGAATCTTTTAATGTTTAGGGTTTTCTTCTATCACTCATTCTTCTCGTATTTGATCATGCCTTGAAGTTGCAAGACACATTAATGTTTTTGACTA
Encoded here:
- the LOC137824545 gene encoding probable beta-1,3-galactosyltransferase 14 isoform X2, translated to MPSSPKSYALPYARYPSPFATRRSTLSLLLLSALLILFLFAVVSLIAQIRHNRCINVHPRSVRVVWEHAANANANAAVGVGDGERHKVMGFVGIQTGFGSAGRREALRKTWFPSDHQGLQRLAFFKAAYALFDADFYVKADDDIYLRPDRLSLLLAKERSHPQTYIGCMKKGPVFTDPKLKWYEPLSNLLGKEYFLHAYGPIYALSTDVVSSLVALRNDSFRMFSNEDVTIGAWMLAMNVNHENNHELCATDCTATSVAVWDIPKCSGLCNPEKKMLELHQKEACFKTPTLESDDK
- the LOC137824545 gene encoding probable beta-1,3-galactosyltransferase 14 isoform X1, which codes for MPSSPKSYALPYARYPSPFATRRSTLSLLLLSALLILFLFAVVSLIAQIRHNRCINVHPRSVRVVWEHAANANANAAVGVGDGERHKVMGFVGIQTGFGSAGRREALRKTWFPSDHQGLQRLEEATGLAFRFIIGRTSNRGKMSALHKEVAEYDDFILLDIQEEYSKLPYKTLAFFKAAYALFDADFYVKADDDIYLRPDRLSLLLAKERSHPQTYIGCMKKGPVFTDPKLKWYEPLSNLLGKEYFLHAYGPIYALSTDVVSSLVALRNDSFRMFSNEDVTIGAWMLAMNVNHENNHELCATDCTATSVAVWDIPKCSGLCNPEKKMLELHQKEACFKTPTLESDDK